One Sulfitobacter sp. M39 genomic window, GCTTGGCGGGTTTCAGGTCGGGCATGACACCACCGCTGATCGTATCGCCTACCTTTATGATCCCACGCGGCTTGAGGAAAGGTTCCGGCTGTTCGAAACCGTCGCCCTGCCTAGCCTGATGGCGCAAACAGACCCCGATTTCGAAATGATCGTGCTGGTCGGCGATCGCTTTCCCCGTGTCCATCTGGAACGGCTAACGGCTTTGCTCGCCCCACTGCCCCAAGCGCGGATTACGGTAGAACCGCCGCGACCACACCGCGAGGTGATGAAAGAGATTCTGAACAAGGCCCGCCACGCGCGCTTTGAGCCCTGCGTCCAATTCCGCTTTGATGACGACGACGCGATCGCGGTCGATTTCGTGGCCAAGCTGCGTAAAGCTGTTGATGACGCCGCCCCGCTACTGGTCCAGCACAAATCTGTCGCGCTTGACTGGAACAAGGGCTACGTGGCCAAGTTCGGCGCGGATGGTATCGCGGCGACCCCGTCGTTCCGGCCCTTCTACACCGCGGCTTTGGCAATGTTCGTGAACGCGGGGTGTCCGCTGACGATCATGAATTTTGCCCACGACAAGCTGCCTCGCTTCATGCCTGCGCTCAGCTTCCCGGACCCTGCGATGTATGTCCGCGGTCACAATGGATTTAACGATTCACGTCAAAAGAATACGCGGGCGGTCGACCTATCCCCGCTCAGCCCCGAGGAAGAGATCCTGTTCAAGGACCGCTTTGCCATCGACATCGACACTGTGCGCCGCGTCTTTTCCAAGGGTTAAAGCGGCGGCAGTGGGCGGGTTGTGATGCGTTCACGGTAGAGCGTGAACAGCCCCGTCGCAGCGACGATAGATGCGCCGGCCAGTGTTGACGGCACTGGCCAGTCGCCGAACACCAACCACCCGAGAATAAGCGCCCAGATCAACCCTGTGTAGCGGAACGGCGCGATGAACGATACGTCGCCCACCCGCATCGTCTGCACGCTGAAATAATACCCCATCAGCACAAAGACCGCGGCCGCCGTAATGGCGATCCAATGTGCGGAAGTGACCGGAGCCCACGGCGTGGTGAACTGCGCGAAAGTCGAAAACCCCGTCACGGCCAGCACAGCGGCGAAGGTCACGGTCATCGACGGCACCTCTTTCGACAAGCGGCGGGTGCTGAGATCGCGCACGGTGACAAAGAACACCGCGATCAGCGCGTAGATCGACCAAATATTGAACCCGTCGGTGCCCGGTTTGACGATCAGCATCACGCCGAGGAACCCCACAAGAATCGCAGAGAAACGCCGCCAGCCGACCTTTTCGCGATAGACCAGCGCCGCGCCCAAAGTCACCGTCAGCGGCAGGGATT contains:
- a CDS encoding putative rhamnosyl transferase; protein product: MQVLGLCRFSYPALGGFQVGHDTTADRIAYLYDPTRLEERFRLFETVALPSLMAQTDPDFEMIVLVGDRFPRVHLERLTALLAPLPQARITVEPPRPHREVMKEILNKARHARFEPCVQFRFDDDDAIAVDFVAKLRKAVDDAAPLLVQHKSVALDWNKGYVAKFGADGIAATPSFRPFYTAALAMFVNAGCPLTIMNFAHDKLPRFMPALSFPDPAMYVRGHNGFNDSRQKNTRAVDLSPLSPEEEILFKDRFAIDIDTVRRVFSKG
- a CDS encoding DMT family transporter, with the translated sequence MSPNLAGALFMMGSMAAFVLNDTMTKTTGGAVPLFQLLFLRGVISISLIVMLWGRLGPMHLRLSRRDWKLVAIRSGAEVGASFFFVTALFNMPLANLSAILQSLPLTVTLGAALVYREKVGWRRFSAILVGFLGVMLIVKPGTDGFNIWSIYALIAVFFVTVRDLSTRRLSKEVPSMTVTFAAVLAVTGFSTFAQFTTPWAPVTSAHWIAITAAAVFVLMGYYFSVQTMRVGDVSFIAPFRYTGLIWALILGWLVFGDWPVPSTLAGASIVAATGLFTLYRERITTRPLPPL